From Bacillus sp. FSL K6-3431, the proteins below share one genomic window:
- a CDS encoding ABC transporter ATP-binding protein, which produces MLKIKNLSKVYDGKVAYRALNDIDLTIEAGEFVGVMGPSGSGKTTMLNMVATIDQPTSGGILINGKDPFRLKQNDLALFRRRQLGFVFQDFNLLHTLTVEENIVLPLTLDGEKVRVMEEKVNMIAERLGITDILKKRIYEISGGQAQRTAIARSIIHSPSMVLADEPTGNLDSKSSKAVMETLENINKKDKTTMMMVTHDSIAASYCDRVVFIKDGKLFNEIHRGDNRQAFFQKIIDVLSLLGGDSHDLSTIRV; this is translated from the coding sequence ATGTTAAAAATTAAAAACTTAAGTAAAGTATATGATGGAAAAGTAGCTTATAGAGCTTTAAATGATATTGATTTAACTATTGAAGCAGGTGAGTTTGTTGGAGTGATGGGGCCATCTGGGAGTGGGAAAACGACCATGCTTAATATGGTGGCAACCATCGATCAACCGACATCAGGCGGTATCTTAATTAATGGAAAAGATCCATTTCGCTTAAAACAAAATGATCTTGCATTATTTAGACGTAGACAATTGGGCTTCGTTTTCCAAGATTTTAATTTGCTTCATACTTTAACGGTTGAGGAAAATATTGTTCTACCGCTTACACTTGACGGCGAAAAGGTGAGAGTAATGGAGGAAAAGGTAAATATGATTGCTGAAAGATTAGGCATTACAGATATTTTAAAAAAGCGCATATATGAAATTTCCGGTGGACAAGCGCAAAGAACAGCAATTGCTCGTTCGATTATTCACTCGCCTAGCATGGTGCTAGCTGATGAGCCAACTGGAAATCTAGATTCGAAATCTTCAAAGGCAGTGATGGAAACCCTTGAGAATATTAATAAAAAAGATAAAACAACGATGATGATGGTGACACATGATTCGATTGCAGCAAGTTATTGTGATCGTGTTGTGTTTATAAAAGACGGAAAATTGTTTAACGAAATTCACCGTGGTGACAATCGCCAAGCCTTTTTCCAAAAAATCATCGATGTGTTATCGCTATTAGGAGGGGATTCACATGACCTTTCGACAATTCGCGTTTAA
- a CDS encoding ABC transporter permease, producing MTFRQFAFNNVIRNKRTYAAYFLSSTFSVLVFFIYAIFAFHPSLSAINANVSMGLHVAEGIIYVFSFLFVLISMSAFLKSRKKEFGLMVMLGMTNTQLRRMVFLENVFIGFFATISGMGLGLVFGKIILLAAENILNLEETLPFYWPIQALLLTFIAFLLLFIIISFSTVSILKGNKLVDLIKGSSAPKKEPKSSVALSIIAVLLLAIGYAGALLARNMQVVMAMIPVIIVVTIGTYLLFTQLSVYTINRLRRGKSLFWKKTNMVLFSDLAYRMKDNARTFFFVAIVSTVAFSAIGSLVGFRSMMTTAAVEESPFAFTYTNEGNVKGEEHIRLIKEELADIPYKEASVKMKGINFKETNYPMFVVSETDYNQLVEIGELGFKKVDIQQNEAIPIQYHSSIGMTPDWDRGKIILEEDNIVLNQNERILSNLFPPYHDYFVVDDALFDKLQQVELQQEYSAFYIKDWKETVEAGKSLIQKIGKFGDAYQFHSLAFDWNEVNQGYGAILFVGLFIGAVFFVAAGSFLYFRLYADLEDEKRKFSAIGKLGLTDKELSKILSVQLALLFFVPIIVAVIHGAVALTALQHMFNFSLVKESALVLGSFSVIQIVYFFFIRANYIRKIKRSM from the coding sequence ATGACCTTTCGACAATTCGCGTTTAACAACGTCATTCGCAATAAAAGGACATATGCCGCTTATTTTCTAAGCAGTACATTTTCCGTACTCGTATTTTTCATTTATGCGATTTTCGCCTTTCATCCTTCTTTATCAGCGATCAATGCGAATGTTTCTATGGGATTGCATGTTGCTGAAGGGATTATTTATGTGTTTTCTTTCCTATTCGTCCTCATTTCCATGAGTGCCTTTTTGAAATCGCGAAAAAAAGAATTCGGATTGATGGTCATGCTTGGGATGACGAATACGCAGTTACGAAGAATGGTCTTTCTAGAAAATGTCTTTATTGGTTTTTTTGCAACTATTTCTGGTATGGGGCTTGGCCTCGTTTTTGGAAAAATAATATTGCTTGCTGCAGAAAATATTTTAAATTTAGAGGAAACCCTGCCATTTTATTGGCCAATTCAGGCTTTGCTATTAACATTTATCGCTTTTTTATTGTTGTTTATTATCATCTCCTTTTCGACGGTCTCGATTTTAAAAGGGAATAAGCTAGTCGATTTAATTAAAGGAAGTTCTGCACCGAAGAAGGAGCCGAAATCCTCTGTTGCATTATCGATTATTGCCGTTCTATTACTGGCAATCGGTTATGCTGGAGCATTGTTGGCTCGTAATATGCAAGTGGTAATGGCGATGATCCCGGTTATCATTGTTGTAACGATAGGTACCTACCTTCTTTTCACCCAACTAAGTGTTTATACGATCAATAGGCTTAGAAGGGGAAAATCCCTATTTTGGAAAAAGACAAATATGGTGCTTTTTTCGGATCTTGCTTATCGAATGAAAGATAATGCTAGAACATTCTTCTTTGTGGCGATTGTATCTACTGTTGCATTTTCAGCAATCGGCTCGCTCGTTGGTTTCCGCTCGATGATGACCACGGCCGCCGTTGAAGAAAGCCCATTTGCATTTACTTATACAAATGAGGGGAATGTCAAAGGGGAAGAACATATCAGGCTGATCAAGGAGGAACTTGCTGATATTCCATATAAGGAAGCAAGTGTAAAAATGAAGGGGATTAATTTTAAAGAAACTAATTATCCCATGTTCGTTGTAAGCGAGACAGACTATAATCAACTGGTGGAGATTGGAGAACTGGGATTTAAGAAGGTCGACATCCAACAAAATGAAGCAATTCCTATTCAATACCATAGTTCGATCGGTATGACGCCAGATTGGGACCGTGGAAAAATCATTTTAGAAGAAGATAATATTGTCCTTAATCAAAACGAAAGAATCTTATCCAATTTATTTCCGCCTTATCATGATTATTTTGTTGTAGATGACGCGCTTTTTGATAAGCTACAACAGGTTGAATTACAACAGGAATATTCGGCCTTTTATATAAAGGATTGGAAGGAAACGGTTGAAGCTGGTAAAAGTTTAATACAAAAGATTGGCAAATTCGGAGATGCTTATCAATTCCATTCTTTAGCTTTTGATTGGAATGAAGTGAATCAAGGGTACGGGGCAATTCTTTTTGTCGGTTTGTTTATCGGGGCAGTATTTTTCGTAGCTGCTGGAAGCTTTCTATATTTCCGACTTTATGCTGACTTAGAAGATGAGAAGCGTAAGTTTTCCGCGATCGGAAAATTAGGATTAACTGACAAAGAATTATCAAAGATTCTCTCAGTCCAGTTAGCACTCTTGTTCTTTGTGCCAATTATTGTCGCTGTTATCCATGGTGCCGTTGCACTTACAGCTCTTCAACATATGTTTAACTTTAGTTTAGTGAAGGAGTCCGCACTTGTACTAGGAAGTTTTAGTGTGATACAAATCGTTTACTTTTTCTTTATTCGCGCCAATTATATACGAAAAATAAAAAGATCGATGTAA
- a CDS encoding DUF368 domain-containing protein → MDWKNIYRGLLMGVTDLIPGVSGGTVAFVLGIYDRLLEAISGFFSRNWKKHIGFLVPLGIGIVAALLIFSRLIDYLLESHLASTQFFFMGLIIGVIPFILRQAEAKQNFKSNHFIGLIVVAILLASLAFIKPDEAVAPITSLSMPVFFLLFFSGWLASMAMLLPGISGSFILLLIGVYTTAIKALKDFNIPLILTIGAGVIIGFIVSSKAIRYLLTHYQHMTYAVIVGLIFGSFFVMFPGVPGGSELWLSIITFLAGLVFSLWFSSEKFTKKSQ, encoded by the coding sequence ATGGATTGGAAAAATATATACCGTGGGCTTTTAATGGGAGTGACAGATTTGATCCCAGGTGTCAGCGGCGGAACCGTAGCATTTGTGCTTGGAATCTATGATCGTTTACTAGAAGCAATTAGTGGGTTCTTCAGTCGCAATTGGAAAAAGCATATCGGGTTTTTGGTTCCGTTGGGAATCGGAATTGTCGCTGCGTTACTTATATTTAGTAGATTGATTGATTATTTGTTAGAAAGCCATCTAGCATCTACCCAATTCTTTTTTATGGGACTGATCATTGGTGTTATCCCATTTATATTGAGGCAAGCGGAAGCAAAACAAAATTTTAAATCAAACCACTTTATTGGATTAATTGTGGTGGCAATTTTGCTTGCCTCACTTGCTTTTATTAAACCGGATGAAGCTGTAGCACCAATCACTTCTTTAAGCATGCCAGTGTTCTTTCTGCTTTTTTTTTCGGGCTGGTTAGCAAGCATGGCTATGCTTCTGCCAGGTATTAGTGGGTCGTTTATTTTGCTATTAATCGGTGTCTACACGACGGCAATTAAAGCTTTAAAAGATTTTAACATTCCTTTAATCCTTACAATAGGTGCAGGGGTCATTATTGGTTTCATTGTGAGTAGTAAGGCGATACGTTATTTACTTACGCATTATCAACATATGACCTATGCAGTTATCGTTGGATTAATATTCGGTTCATTCTTCGTCATGTTTCCGGGCGTTCCAGGGGGATCGGAACTATGGCTTAGTATCATCACTTTCCTAGCGGGCCTTGTTTTTTCGTTATGGTTTAGTTCCGAAAAATTCACGAAAAAAAGTCAATGA
- a CDS encoding GntR family transcriptional regulator — MQLPIRLSKDSREPIYFQIEEQVKALIASGQLSAGTLLPSIRSLSKDLEVSMITTRRAYQNLEQQGFIRTTQGKGTFVSEIEEGLKKDVKIAAVKLAFETAIETALRHDYSLKEAEEIFQSIVENYQRKGE, encoded by the coding sequence ATGCAACTTCCAATTCGACTTTCAAAGGATTCGCGGGAACCGATTTATTTTCAAATAGAAGAACAAGTAAAAGCGCTAATTGCAAGTGGGCAATTGAGTGCAGGAACACTTCTTCCTTCGATTCGTTCTCTTTCAAAAGATCTTGAAGTTAGTATGATAACGACGAGAAGGGCGTATCAAAATTTAGAACAGCAAGGATTCATTCGGACAACGCAAGGAAAAGGAACATTCGTCTCTGAAATCGAAGAAGGATTGAAAAAAGATGTGAAAATAGCAGCAGTAAAGCTTGCATTTGAAACGGCGATTGAAACAGCACTTCGCCATGATTATTCTTTAAAGGAAGCAGAAGAGATATTTCAAAGCATAGTTGAAAACTATCAAAGGAAGGGGGAGTAA
- a CDS encoding ABC transporter ATP-binding protein, whose protein sequence is MEQAVRITNVQKQIDEFQLGPIDLQFESGMITALAGSNGAGKSTLLKIIMNLVKQNQGNIELFGEVIRKEEENWQKRVAYLPQSMPGVVPFTGRELKSLVAHWYPSWDEQLFNQMIDLFEIPLTKQFEKLSQGAKQKLNLALTLPRNAVLLILDEPTSHLDIPAKKMLQDLLANWMERGDRTLIFASHQVEEIRKLADYIAVMKNGRLIGQFEKEALTEQYKRYWFSNPIPENAIPGEVERKGRTIVTSNPQKTEMFFRNKDMQWLDSKAVELDEILTFMLNKKG, encoded by the coding sequence ATGGAACAGGCTGTAAGAATAACAAATGTACAAAAACAAATAGATGAATTTCAGTTAGGACCAATCGATCTTCAGTTTGAATCAGGGATGATTACTGCGCTCGCGGGAAGCAATGGTGCGGGGAAAAGTACCTTGCTAAAAATAATCATGAATTTAGTAAAACAAAATCAGGGAAATATAGAACTTTTTGGAGAGGTCATCCGTAAAGAAGAGGAGAATTGGCAGAAGAGGGTTGCATATTTGCCGCAATCAATGCCGGGAGTTGTCCCTTTTACAGGAAGAGAACTTAAAAGCTTAGTTGCACATTGGTACCCAAGTTGGGACGAACAACTATTTAATCAAATGATTGATTTATTTGAGATCCCTTTAACAAAGCAGTTTGAAAAATTATCGCAAGGGGCAAAACAGAAATTAAATTTAGCTCTGACACTTCCACGGAATGCCGTTTTGCTTATATTGGATGAGCCAACTTCGCATCTTGATATTCCAGCAAAAAAGATGTTACAAGACTTACTAGCAAATTGGATGGAACGCGGCGATAGAACACTTATATTTGCTAGTCACCAAGTCGAAGAGATTCGTAAACTTGCTGATTATATCGCTGTTATGAAAAACGGAAGGCTGATAGGACAGTTTGAAAAAGAAGCACTGACAGAGCAGTATAAACGCTACTGGTTTTCAAACCCTATACCAGAAAATGCAATTCCAGGTGAAGTGGAGCGCAAAGGTAGAACGATCGTTACGAGCAACCCTCAAAAAACAGAAATGTTTTTTAGAAATAAAGATATGCAATGGTTAGACTCAAAAGCTGTCGAACTTGATGAAATATTAACATTTATGTTGAACAAGAAAGGGTGA
- a CDS encoding ABC transporter ATP-binding protein, which translates to MENVLTVNKLGKSFKTKRVIEDISFDVRKGEIMAILGPNGAGKSTTIRNIMGIMYPDEGSIVFHNHAANEIPRHKIGYLPEERGLYKNVKVMDMILYLADLKDYPVKKAKERALAYLAKFDLEGKEKVSVEELSKGMGQKVQFIASIIHEPELLILDEPFSGLDPVSQELFKKEIRELANNGTAILLSSHQMNVVEQLCDRLFMIHRGQKVIYGTMEDVKNQYANFKCTIKGRNDLSVLEKLSNVQRVEQSDDTAILYLTQDVVVPLWLRQLPESLHIQELSIDRISLHEIFIDVATDKHILQEGGAVHA; encoded by the coding sequence ATGGAAAACGTTTTAACCGTAAACAAGCTTGGAAAATCATTTAAAACAAAACGCGTCATTGAAGATATCAGTTTTGATGTTCGTAAAGGTGAAATTATGGCAATATTGGGGCCAAATGGAGCAGGGAAGTCAACGACGATTAGAAATATAATGGGAATTATGTATCCTGATGAAGGTAGTATTGTGTTTCATAATCATGCAGCGAATGAAATCCCGCGTCATAAAATTGGTTATTTGCCTGAAGAGCGGGGTTTATATAAAAATGTAAAAGTAATGGATATGATTTTATATTTAGCTGACTTAAAAGACTATCCAGTGAAGAAGGCGAAAGAGCGAGCTCTTGCCTATTTAGCTAAATTTGATCTGGAAGGGAAAGAGAAAGTGTCTGTGGAAGAGCTGTCGAAAGGAATGGGGCAAAAAGTTCAATTTATTGCTTCGATCATCCATGAGCCTGAATTACTGATTTTAGACGAACCATTCTCAGGATTAGACCCAGTCAGCCAAGAGCTTTTTAAAAAAGAAATTAGAGAACTCGCAAATAATGGGACTGCAATTCTATTATCCTCACATCAAATGAATGTTGTCGAGCAATTATGCGACCGATTATTTATGATTCACCGTGGACAAAAAGTAATTTATGGAACAATGGAAGATGTTAAAAATCAGTACGCAAACTTCAAATGTACAATTAAAGGAAGGAATGATCTTTCGGTATTAGAAAAACTGTCAAATGTGCAGCGAGTCGAGCAGTCCGATGATACGGCTATTCTTTATTTAACGCAAGACGTCGTTGTGCCACTGTGGCTGAGACAACTTCCAGAAAGTTTACACATTCAAGAGCTTTCAATTGATAGAATTTCTCTCCATGAAATTTTCATTGATGTAGCAACTGACAAACATATACTCCAAGAAGGAGGCGCTGTCCATGCGTAA
- a CDS encoding ABC transporter permease, translated as MRNSLKVAKWEIKRNMTNKSFIISLLLTPVLFMIFFFVPSFFSDKDSNNTVKVHVLDELNVWGELEKAVEQQELNTWDLQKTDIAEADMAKAAVDSEQSVFIAMTEKGLEQGQVHMYMSDDVDENFQYEAFILEEPLRQVQIERLGLTAEQKAVIASPISIEPMYTESTETSEEVESGEESTADPLKRIIPGAFAGIILFSIVMTGMMIFQSASQEKKEKVAEIILSSLTPTELMQGKIIGYFVLGITQVMAWLVFLIPLVMWKLDIPIMEYLLVPELLLLLFIAFAGYLLFAAIFVGLGATVEEMTATSNFQGMIMMLPFLPFLFIGPIMSDPSGLIAKIGSFIPITSPAILLLRLSMLEEWPWTEIIIALVILVISIWLFMKLAGKIFKMGILMYGKNATPKEIWKWMWA; from the coding sequence ATGCGTAATAGCTTAAAGGTTGCAAAGTGGGAAATTAAAAGGAATATGACAAATAAATCATTTATCATTTCCCTTTTATTAACACCCGTTCTATTTATGATATTCTTTTTTGTGCCTTCTTTCTTTAGTGATAAAGATTCAAATAATACAGTGAAGGTACATGTTCTTGACGAGTTGAATGTTTGGGGTGAACTTGAAAAGGCAGTCGAACAGCAGGAGTTGAATACGTGGGATTTGCAAAAGACGGATATAGCTGAAGCCGATATGGCTAAAGCTGCTGTTGACTCGGAACAATCTGTGTTCATTGCCATGACAGAAAAAGGACTTGAGCAAGGTCAGGTTCACATGTATATGAGTGATGATGTAGATGAAAATTTTCAGTATGAAGCATTCATTTTAGAAGAACCACTACGGCAGGTGCAAATCGAGCGCCTTGGTTTGACGGCTGAGCAAAAGGCCGTGATCGCAAGCCCAATTTCAATTGAGCCGATGTATACTGAATCTACAGAGACCAGTGAGGAAGTAGAATCTGGCGAAGAATCAACGGCTGATCCACTGAAGCGAATTATTCCAGGTGCATTTGCAGGCATCATCTTATTTTCCATTGTCATGACGGGGATGATGATCTTCCAATCAGCGTCACAAGAAAAGAAAGAAAAGGTCGCGGAAATTATTTTATCTTCGCTGACACCGACGGAATTAATGCAAGGAAAAATAATTGGTTATTTTGTTCTTGGTATTACCCAAGTGATGGCATGGCTCGTTTTTCTTATTCCACTTGTCATGTGGAAACTCGATATACCAATAATGGAGTACTTATTAGTCCCTGAGTTATTATTGCTTTTATTTATTGCATTTGCAGGCTATCTTCTGTTTGCGGCAATTTTTGTCGGACTTGGAGCAACTGTAGAAGAGATGACAGCAACAAGTAATTTCCAAGGGATGATTATGATGCTTCCTTTCTTACCGTTTCTATTTATTGGTCCAATCATGAGTGATCCTAGTGGGCTGATTGCAAAAATCGGCTCATTTATTCCAATTACTTCCCCTGCAATATTACTGCTTCGCCTTTCCATGTTAGAAGAATGGCCGTGGACAGAAATAATTATTGCGTTAGTCATTTTAGTGATTAGTATTTGGCTATTTATGAAACTTGCCGGAAAAATATTCAAAATGGGAATTTTGATGTACGGAAAAAACGCGACACCAAAAGAAATATGGAAGTGGATGTGGGCTTAG
- the purU gene encoding formyltetrahydrofolate deformylase, translating to MSVKVNIEKKAKQLNKKFENRGRLLVKCPDRPGIVAAVSKFLCDHDSNIIESSQYTSDPEGGAFFIRIEFQCEDLMSKRKQMEKDFADLAATFSMDYDFTYGNERKRTAIFVSQEPHCLMELLWEWQNGDLETDIAVVISNHEDSRGIVESLGIPFHHIPANKDIRKQVEEEQIRLMEEYNVELLILARYMQILTPEFVDHFPNQIINIHHSFLPAFIGARPYERAYNRGVKLIGATSHYVTNDLDEGPIIEQDIDRVDHRDRVDDLKKIGRQIERRVLTRAVKWHLEDRVIVHENKTIVFH from the coding sequence ATGTCTGTTAAAGTAAATATAGAGAAAAAAGCAAAACAGCTAAATAAGAAGTTTGAAAACCGCGGCCGTTTATTAGTAAAATGCCCAGATAGACCGGGGATTGTTGCGGCGGTGTCCAAGTTTTTATGTGATCATGATTCAAATATTATTGAATCAAGTCAATATACAAGTGACCCAGAAGGCGGAGCTTTTTTCATTAGAATTGAATTTCAATGTGAGGATCTAATGTCTAAGCGTAAGCAAATGGAAAAAGACTTTGCAGATCTCGCGGCTACATTTTCGATGGACTATGATTTTACATATGGAAATGAGCGGAAACGTACGGCTATTTTCGTTTCACAGGAGCCACATTGTTTAATGGAGCTTCTTTGGGAATGGCAAAATGGTGACCTTGAAACAGATATTGCTGTTGTAATCAGTAATCATGAAGATTCACGCGGGATCGTCGAATCGCTTGGTATTCCGTTTCATCATATACCGGCGAATAAAGATATTCGAAAACAAGTAGAAGAAGAACAGATTCGTTTAATGGAAGAATATAATGTTGAATTATTAATTCTTGCGCGTTATATGCAAATATTAACACCGGAGTTTGTTGATCACTTTCCAAATCAAATCATTAATATACATCACTCGTTTTTGCCGGCATTTATCGGTGCACGCCCGTACGAACGCGCATATAATCGCGGTGTGAAATTAATTGGAGCAACTTCACATTATGTGACGAATGATTTGGATGAAGGGCCAATTATTGAACAGGATATCGATCGTGTGGATCACCGTGACCGTGTAGATGATTTAAAGAAAATAGGTCGACAAATTGAACGGCGTGTTTTAACACGAGCTGTAAAATGGCATTTAGAAGATCGAGTAATTGTCCATGAAAACAAAACGATTGTGTTTCACTAA
- a CDS encoding mechanosensitive ion channel family protein gives MFTYIWLAFEKPMQWLFIIIGIYISVEYFPLFENTNSFYLNMISSSIIFLIGWGLFNLSGSSSLLFTKINEKYNIEIDDILVPFLSKALRFIIIAISLSMIAQDFDYDVSGLIAGLGLGGLAFALAAKDALANLFGGVVIITEKPFTIGDWIMTPSVVGSVEDINFLSTKVRTFAQALVTVPNATLANESITNWSKMGKRRIKFNLRVAHDTSKNTLENIATQIDELFKNHPGVHQEKIFVTFDEY, from the coding sequence TTGTTCACCTATATTTGGTTAGCATTTGAAAAACCTATGCAGTGGTTGTTTATCATTATCGGGATTTATATTTCAGTTGAATACTTCCCACTTTTTGAAAATACAAATTCATTTTATTTAAATATGATAAGTTCTTCCATTATCTTTTTGATCGGTTGGGGTTTGTTCAACCTCTCGGGGTCTTCTTCCCTTCTTTTTACAAAGATCAATGAAAAATATAATATCGAAATTGATGATATATTAGTTCCGTTTTTATCTAAGGCGTTACGATTTATCATTATTGCAATAAGTCTTAGCATGATCGCTCAAGACTTTGATTATGATGTGAGTGGATTAATTGCTGGATTAGGTCTAGGTGGACTTGCATTTGCGTTAGCGGCAAAAGATGCACTCGCAAATTTATTCGGGGGCGTGGTCATTATTACAGAAAAACCTTTTACAATAGGTGATTGGATAATGACGCCAAGTGTTGTAGGCTCCGTGGAGGATATTAACTTTCTTAGTACAAAAGTGCGTACGTTTGCCCAAGCTCTAGTCACAGTACCGAATGCCACACTAGCAAATGAATCGATAACAAACTGGAGTAAAATGGGGAAGAGAAGAATTAAGTTTAATTTAAGGGTTGCTCATGATACTTCTAAGAATACATTAGAAAACATTGCTACGCAGATTGACGAATTATTTAAAAATCATCCTGGCGTACATCAAGAGAAGATTTTCGTGACGTTCGATGAATATTAG
- a CDS encoding aldehyde dehydrogenase family protein, whose product MANNVVNEKRLKNYLNGEWLEPKEAIYAAVHNPATGESIGEVPLSPIAVVDKAVESAKMAQKEWALIPAPQRAEVLYRVGYLMKERKERLSQLLTMENGKVIEEARGEVQEGIDMAFYMAGEGRRLFGQTTPSELKDKFAMSVRAPVGVVGIITPWNFPIAIATWKSFPAIVAGNAVVWKPATETPFMAYELARIFAEAGLPNGVLNVVFGSGSTLGEAMVEHENIRVISFTGSNEVGRNIASKCGQLLKKVSLEMGGKNAVIVMDDADLDLAVEGIIWSAFGTSGQRCTACSRVIVHENVKNRMEAKLLLEMEKLTIGNGLNEHVKVGPIINKPSLAKIQRYIDIGKKEGAKLLAGGFVINDKEFARGNYYAPTMFTDVSPNMRIAQEEIFGPVVSLIPVKSFAEAIAVNNNVSFGLSSSIFTKDINKVFTAQRDLDTGIVYVNAGTTGAEIHLPFGGTKGTGNGHRDSGVAALDVFTEWKSIYIDYSGRLQRAQIDVD is encoded by the coding sequence GTGGCTAACAATGTAGTGAATGAAAAAAGACTTAAAAACTATTTAAACGGTGAGTGGTTAGAGCCAAAAGAGGCAATTTATGCAGCAGTCCATAATCCTGCTACTGGTGAAAGTATAGGCGAGGTTCCTTTATCACCTATAGCTGTAGTAGATAAAGCGGTGGAATCAGCTAAGATGGCCCAAAAGGAATGGGCGTTGATCCCAGCTCCACAGCGGGCAGAAGTTTTGTATCGGGTCGGATATTTGATGAAGGAAAGAAAAGAACGACTTTCGCAACTTCTAACAATGGAAAATGGAAAAGTAATTGAGGAAGCCCGAGGTGAAGTACAAGAAGGAATAGATATGGCTTTTTACATGGCTGGAGAAGGAAGGCGCCTATTCGGTCAAACGACACCATCCGAATTAAAAGATAAATTTGCGATGAGTGTACGTGCTCCAGTTGGCGTAGTCGGTATTATTACTCCATGGAATTTTCCAATTGCCATTGCTACGTGGAAGTCATTTCCGGCCATTGTAGCTGGAAATGCAGTGGTTTGGAAGCCTGCTACTGAAACACCATTCATGGCCTATGAACTTGCTCGTATTTTTGCGGAGGCAGGATTACCAAATGGTGTCTTGAACGTTGTTTTTGGCTCCGGTTCTACACTTGGAGAGGCGATGGTAGAGCATGAAAATATCCGTGTGATTTCATTTACTGGTTCAAATGAAGTTGGCAGAAACATTGCTAGCAAATGTGGTCAGCTGTTAAAAAAGGTCTCCCTTGAAATGGGTGGAAAAAATGCGGTCATTGTAATGGATGATGCTGATTTAGACTTGGCAGTTGAAGGGATTATTTGGAGTGCATTTGGAACAAGTGGGCAAAGGTGTACGGCGTGTAGCAGGGTGATTGTTCACGAAAATGTGAAAAATCGTATGGAAGCAAAGTTATTATTGGAAATGGAGAAGCTAACGATTGGCAATGGCTTAAATGAACATGTGAAGGTCGGACCGATTATTAATAAACCATCTTTGGCAAAAATCCAACGTTATATCGATATTGGTAAAAAGGAAGGAGCGAAACTTTTAGCTGGCGGTTTTGTCATAAATGATAAGGAGTTTGCGCGGGGAAATTACTATGCACCGACGATGTTCACAGATGTAAGTCCAAATATGCGGATTGCTCAAGAGGAAATCTTCGGTCCTGTTGTCTCGCTAATCCCAGTGAAAAGTTTTGCAGAAGCAATAGCAGTAAATAATAATGTTTCGTTTGGATTATCTAGTTCTATTTTTACTAAAGATATAAATAAGGTATTTACTGCACAACGTGATCTTGATACTGGAATTGTGTATGTAAATGCGGGAACGACTGGAGCGGAAATTCATTTGCCATTCGGAGGAACGAAAGGAACTGGAAATGGACATCGTGATTCAGGTGTTGCTGCGTTGGATGTATTTACAGAATGGAAAAGTATCTATATTGACTATAGTGGCAGGCTGCAAAGAGCACAAATTGATGTAGATTAA